A DNA window from Danio aesculapii chromosome 1, fDanAes4.1, whole genome shotgun sequence contains the following coding sequences:
- the zic2b gene encoding zinc finger protein ZIC 2b — translation MLLDTGHQISGLGVGTFTRHHSAVSETQDRDMSFMESAHMGAFKLNHPDLSPGQSAAFAPQASSYSAAALGAHAAAHAASFASSTFNSTREFLLRSRGFGDSTPASGQHPIFSSTSGSLHHSHPEGQGHLLFPGIHEQHGSHHSSPNILNGRLGLPGEVFGRTEQYHQVPNTRADPYSQYGLNMSMNMAHHPGAFFRYMRQQCIKQELICKWIDPEQLGDPKKCCSKTFSTMHELVTHVSTEHVGGPEQCNHICFWEECPRESKPFKAKYKLVNHIRVHTGEKPFACPFPGCGKVFARSENLKIHKRTHTGEKPFLCEFEGCDRRFANSSDRKKHMHVHTSDKPYLCKLCDKSYTHPSSLRKHMKVHEDQAPVADSSPAGSSGYESSTPSSLISPCSETHSTLSPDSAALNSSGHNSLTSNFSEWYV, via the exons ATGTTACTGGACACCGGCCACCAGATTTCTGGCTTAGGGGTTGGCACGTTCACAAGGCATCATTCGGCTGTGAGCGAGACCCAGGACAGAGATATGAGTTTCATGGAATCGGCGCACATGGGCGCGTTCAAACTGAACCACCCCGATTTGTCCCCGGGTCAGAGCGCAGCTTTTGCGCCACAAGCAAGCAGCTATTCTGCGGCCGCTCTTGGAGCGCATGCGGCGGCGCACGCTGCCTCTTTCGCCAGCTCCACTTTCAACTCCACCAGGGAGTTCCTCTTGCGCAGCCGAGGCTTTGGGGATTCGACTCCGGCCAGCGGACAACACCCCATCTTCAGCTCCACATCAGGATCTCTCCATCACTCTCACCCAGAAGGTCAGGGTCACCTACTTTTCCCCGGAATCCACGAGCAGCACGGGTCCCATCACAGCTCTCCAAACATCCTGAACGGACGCCTTGGATTACCCGGTGAGGTTTTCGGGCGGACGGAGCAGTATCACCAGGTGCCCAATACGCGGGCCGATCCATACAGCCAGTATGGCCTAAACATGAGTATGAACATGGCGCACCATCCCGGCGCGTTCTTCCGCTACATGCGACAACAGTGCATCAAACAAGAGCTTATTTGTAAGTGGATCGACCCCGAGCAGCTCGGTGACCCCAAAAAATGCTGCAGCAAAACTTTCAGCACCATGCACGAACTGGTCACGCATGTGTCCACTGAGCACGTTGGCGGGCCAGAACAGTGTAACCACATCTGCTTTTGGGAAGAGTGTCCACGGGAGAGTAAACCATTCAAAGCAAAGTACAAACTGGTTAATCATATCCGAGTGCACACGGGAGAGAAACCCTTCGCGTGCCCCTTCCCGGGATGTGGCAAGGTGTTCGCGCGTTCGGAGAATTTGAAAATACACAAACGGACACACACTG GAGAAAAACCGTTCCTGTGTGAATTCGAAGGCTGCGACAGACGCTTCGCCAACAGCAGTGACCGGAAGAAGCACATGCACGTTCACACGTCTGACAAGCCATATCTGTGCAAACTCTGCGACAAGTCCTACACACACCCCAGCTCCTTGAGAAAACACATGAAG gTTCACGAGGATCAGGCTCCAGTAGCGGACTCCTCTCCTGCTGGAAGCTCTGGGTACGAGTCCTCCACTCCGTCCAGTCTGATCTCTCCATGCTCGGAGACGCACAGCACCTTGTCGCCTGATTCTGCCGCGCTCAACAGCAGTGGGCACAACAGCTTAACGTCCAATTTTAGCGAGTGGTACGTTTAA